DNA sequence from the Blastomonas fulva genome:
ACGGATGCCGGCGAGGATGCCTATCTGTACGGCTATCGGCTGTGGGAGGCCAAGTTCCTTCCCGAGGCGCAGGCGCAGTTGCGCTTCGCCTTGGACAAGCACCCCAAGCACAAGCGCACCAGCTATACCCGCAACCTGCTGGGTCGCGCCTATCTCGACGACGGTAAGCCCAGCGCAGCAGCCAAGATGTTCGCCGAGAATTACGAGAAGGAGCCCAAGGGTGATCGCGCGCCCGAGAGCCTGTATTTCCTTGGGGAATCGTTGATCAAGCTCAACGAAAAGCCCAAGGCGTGCATCGCCTTTGCGGAACTTGCCGAGGTTTATCCCGATGTCGCCGCCGGGCGGCTGTCGGACCGGTTGGCCTCCGGGCGCCGCAATGCCGGATGCAAATAACGATCCCCTGACGCAGGTTGCAGGCGCGCTCGCGGCGCTGACCGGGGGGCGTGATGCCGCGCTGCTGCTGGCGGTGTCCGGTGGTCCCGACAGTATGGCCATGCTCGACATGGTCCGGCGCGGCTGGGCAGGCCCCGTATCGGCTGCCACGGTCGATCACCGACTGCGCCCCGAAAGTGCCGGCGAGGCCGCGATGGTGGCCGACTATTGCGCCAGCATCGCCGTGCCGCATGTCACGCTCTGCCCCGATGCGCCGATCACCGGCAACCTCCAGTCGGCGGCGCGAACCACCCGCTATCGTCTGTTGGCGCAAGCGGCGGCGCGGGCTGGCGCGGAGTTCATCGTGACGGCGCATCATGCCGACGATCAGCTCGAGACAATGCTGATGCGGCTGGCGCGGGGCAGCGGGGTCGACGGGCTGGCTGCGGTGCGCGCGAAAAACGGCCAGGTGATCCGCCCGATGCTCTGCCTGCGAAAGGCCGAACTGGAGCGATATTGCGCGGATCAGGCCATCCCGTTCGTGCGCGATCCCAGTAACGCCAGCCCGGATTTCGATCGGGTGCGGATGCGCGCCGCGCTGGGGCAGTTCGATGTCGTCGACCCCATGCAGGCGGTGCGTTCGGCTGCGGCGCTCGCCGATGTGGCCGATGCGCTGGACTGGATGGTCGATTCCGAAGCCGCACAGGTGCTGCATACCGGGCCCGGCGGTGCATCGCTGATCCGGCACGATTACCCTGCAGCCCTGCTCAGGCGGCTCGTCCAGCGTTGCCTCCAGGCGGTACAGCCGGGGATCGCGCCGCGCGGCGAGGCGCTGGGACGGCTGATCGATACGCTGAACGCAGGCGGGCAGGGGATGATCGGCGATGTGCTGTGTCGGGGCGGTGCCACCTGGCATTTTGCCCGGGCTCCTGCGCGGCATGGAGCGGGCGGCGAGGGGATGGCGACCGAATAAAGCTTTCCTACGCCAAATGGCAGGCGGATTATATTGTCATTCAGGATTAGTGGCCTATCTTGAACATAGTTTACGTCCGCAAAGGCTATGTGATGAACGACGATCAGGATCCCAACACCAACCAGAACGGCTGGATGAAGAACATGCTCATCTGGGCGGGTGTCATCATCGGCCTGCTGGTGGTCGTATCGCTCATCGATACCCGCGGCAGCGCGGATCGCGGAAGCTCGATCAGCTATTCCACCTTCCGCGACCGAGTGTCCGACGGCCAGGTCAAGAGCGTGACCATCTCGCCCGATCGTGTCACCGGCACCTATGTCAACGACGAGCAGTTCTCCGCGGTCCGCGTCGAGAACGACCCGTCGCTGATCCCGCTGCTGGAAGAAAAAGGCATTGATTACAGCGGCAAGGCTGAAGAGCAGCCTAGCTTGCTGATGTATATTCTGCTGCAGTCGCTGCCGTTCATTCTCATCATCACCATCGCCTTCTTCGTGCTCCGTCAGGTGCAGAAGGGCGGCGGGGCGAGCGGCGCGATGGGCTTTGGCAAGTCCAAGGCCAAGCTGCTCACCGAAAAGTCGGGCAAGGTGACCTTCCAGGACGTCGCCGGAATCGACGAAGCGCGCGAAGAGCTGCAGGAGATCGTGGAGTTCCTGCGTGATCCCAGCAAGTTTGCGCGACTCGGCGGCCAGATCCCCAAGGGCGCGCTGTTGGTCGGCTCGCCCGGTACCGGCAAGACGCTGCTCGCCCGTGCGATCGCAGGCGAAGCCGGCGTGCCGTTCTTCACCATCTCGGGCTCGGACTTCGTCGAAATGTTCGTCGGCGTCGGCGCCAGCCGCGTGCGCGACATGTTCGAACAGGCCAAGAAGAATGCACCGTGCATCGTCTTCATCGACGAAATCGATGCGGTCGGCCGTCATCGCGGTAGCGGTCTTGGCAACTCGAACGACGAACGCGAGCAGACGCTGAACCAGCTGCTGGTCGAAATGGACGGCTTCGAAGCCAATGAAGGCATCATCATCATCGCGGCGACCAACCGTCCCGATGTGCTCGACCCCGCGCTGCTGCGTCCGGGCCGCTTCGATCGCCAGGTCGTGGTGCCGGTCCCCGATATCGAGGGCC
Encoded proteins:
- the ftsH gene encoding ATP-dependent zinc metalloprotease FtsH → MNDDQDPNTNQNGWMKNMLIWAGVIIGLLVVVSLIDTRGSADRGSSISYSTFRDRVSDGQVKSVTISPDRVTGTYVNDEQFSAVRVENDPSLIPLLEEKGIDYSGKAEEQPSLLMYILLQSLPFILIITIAFFVLRQVQKGGGASGAMGFGKSKAKLLTEKSGKVTFQDVAGIDEAREELQEIVEFLRDPSKFARLGGQIPKGALLVGSPGTGKTLLARAIAGEAGVPFFTISGSDFVEMFVGVGASRVRDMFEQAKKNAPCIVFIDEIDAVGRHRGSGLGNSNDEREQTLNQLLVEMDGFEANEGIIIIAATNRPDVLDPALLRPGRFDRQVVVPVPDIEGREKILQVHMKKVPLAPDVNARTIARGTPGFSGADLANLVNEAALLAARRGKRLVAMSEFEAAKDKVMMGAERKSMVMTEDEKRMTAYHEAGHAIVAVHEEASDPIHKATIIPRGRALGMVMRLPERDVYSYHRDKMYANLAVSMGGRVAEEVVFGYDKVSSGASGDIQYATKLARDMVTKWGMSDELGPLQYEEQSEGYLGYGQSQRMMMSDETARKIDAEIRKIVDQGYDRAKHVLSEHVDQLHTLAQALLEFETLSGDEIQEIIATGKLDRPDGKSIKPDVAPGIGAVIPRAGKRKGPFHDPKPQGA
- the tilS gene encoding tRNA lysidine(34) synthetase TilS — encoded protein: MPDANNDPLTQVAGALAALTGGRDAALLLAVSGGPDSMAMLDMVRRGWAGPVSAATVDHRLRPESAGEAAMVADYCASIAVPHVTLCPDAPITGNLQSAARTTRYRLLAQAAARAGAEFIVTAHHADDQLETMLMRLARGSGVDGLAAVRAKNGQVIRPMLCLRKAELERYCADQAIPFVRDPSNASPDFDRVRMRAALGQFDVVDPMQAVRSAAALADVADALDWMVDSEAAQVLHTGPGGASLIRHDYPAALLRRLVQRCLQAVQPGIAPRGEALGRLIDTLNAGGQGMIGDVLCRGGATWHFARAPARHGAGGEGMATE